The following proteins come from a genomic window of Megalobrama amblycephala isolate DHTTF-2021 unplaced genomic scaffold, ASM1881202v1 scaffold457, whole genome shotgun sequence:
- the LOC125261669 gene encoding gastrula zinc finger protein XlCGF7.1-like translates to MEFIKEETEENKIKEESEDMKIEETFRVKHEETEEQTDLTVLKEVSHEINEMEEEKKQYEKPDFKTGKRSIQAKRTSLQKRAQKTGNNSYFICQQCGQSFDQHRNLHVHLKVHARESPITCQQCGKSFTLKENLLVHLRIHSEEKPFTCQQCGKSFAVKVNLQVHMRIHTGEKPFTCQQCGQRFTVKGNLIAHMRIHTGEKPYTCQQCGQSFSQKGSLTAHMRIHTGESPFTCNQCGQSFSQKGNLNEHMRIHTGEKPYTCQQCGKSFTHERSLKGYSQDLTAKTNFQVTEYLNSSSGPPVIKHTLAENR, encoded by the exons atggagtttattaaagaggaaactgaagaaaataagattaaagaggagagtgaagacatgaagattgaagaaacattcagagtgaaacatgaagaaactgaggaacaaacag ACCTAACGGTACTGAAAGAGGTGAGTCATGAAATTAATGAAATggaagaagagaaaaaacaaTATGAAAAACCTGATTTCAAGACTGGGAAAAGATCAATACAGGCTAAAAGGACCTCCTTacaaaaaagagctcaaaagactggaaataacagttatttcatttgccaacagtgtggacagagttttGATCAACACAGAAACCTTCACGTTCACTTGAAAGTTCATGCTAGAGAGAGCCCCATCacttgccaacagtgtggaaagagtttcacacttAAAGAAAACCTTCTAGTCCACTTGAGAATCCATAGTGAAGAAAAGCCTTTCAcgtgccaacagtgtggaaagagtttcgctGTGAAAGTAAACCTTCAAgtacacatgagaattcacactggagagaaaccttttaCCTGCCAGCAATGTGGACAGAGATTCACTGTAAAAGGAAACCTTAtagcccacatgagaattcacactggagaaaagccttacacctgccaacaatgtggacagagtttcagtcaaaagggAAGCCTTAcagcccacatgagaattcacactggagagagtccATTCACCTGTAACCAGTGcggacagagtttcagtcaaaagggAAACCTTAATgaacacatgagaattcacactggagaaaagccatacacctgccaacaatgtggaaagagtttcacacatgaAAGAAGCCTTAAag GTTATTCTCAGGATTTAACCGCTAAAACTAATTTTCAGGTGACTGAATACCTTAATTCCAGTAGTGGCCCGCCTGTGATAAAACACACTCTGGCTGAAAACAGATAA